From a single Sporosarcina oncorhynchi genomic region:
- a CDS encoding cytochrome c biogenesis CcdA family protein yields MPTDLNVFLAFGAGFLSFISPCVLPLYPAFISYITGMSIDDLKSDSKRMNRNGMLHTLFFLLGFSVVFVFLGFSTSFVGTFFVQYKDLLRQVGAIFIVLFGLMVIGLFTPKFLMKEHKLQFKNRPAGYLGTALIGLAFSAGWQPCMGPIIGAIIGLAAANPGSSMLYMMLYVLGFAIPFFVLSFFITRLGWIRRNSQKIMKIGGYIMIAFGLLLFFDGIQFLTSLLSPIFGDFQGF; encoded by the coding sequence ATGCCGACAGATTTAAATGTATTCCTAGCGTTCGGCGCAGGCTTCCTAAGTTTCATATCACCTTGCGTCCTGCCGTTGTACCCCGCTTTCATTTCCTATATTACAGGGATGTCAATCGATGATTTGAAATCGGATTCGAAACGGATGAACCGAAACGGAATGCTGCACACACTATTTTTCCTACTCGGATTTTCAGTCGTATTCGTATTTTTAGGATTCAGTACTTCATTCGTAGGCACTTTCTTTGTACAGTACAAAGATTTATTGAGACAAGTAGGAGCTATTTTCATCGTTTTATTCGGATTAATGGTCATTGGGCTATTTACACCAAAATTCCTGATGAAAGAGCATAAACTTCAGTTCAAGAATAGACCTGCAGGTTATTTGGGTACTGCCCTAATCGGTCTAGCGTTTTCAGCGGGCTGGCAACCGTGCATGGGGCCAATTATCGGTGCAATCATAGGACTTGCAGCGGCAAACCCGGGATCTAGCATGTTGTATATGATGTTATATGTATTAGGTTTCGCTATTCCATTTTTCGTATTATCGTTTTTCATTACAAGACTCGGATGGATTCGCAGAAACAGTCAAAAAATCATGAAAATCGGCGGCTATATTATGATAGCGTTTGGACTATTGCTGTTCTTTGACGGCATTCAGTTCCTAACAAGCTTGTTGAGCCCCATTTTCGGTGATTTCCAAGGATTCTAA
- a CDS encoding ABC transporter ATP-binding protein, with the protein MEKQPKLTAKDQWGVFKRLMRYAIPHKWSITIALFFLLLTVAGSIIGPLIIQTFIDDYLTPLQFPKSEVTTLVLVYIGLQLFIVAVSYFQLLRFQDIALKVIQQMRIDVFTKVQGLGMRYFDQTPAGSIVSRVTNDTESIKEMFVSVVVTFLQAIFVLIGVYIALFSLDVKLTFASMTLMPLFLLIITIYRRYSADFYQDIRERLSQLNAKIAESLSGMGMVQAFRQEQRLSKEFDDINEGHYRAGMRNIKFDSVLLGPFIDLLYAFTIVFVLGYFGFMSLDSAVDVGIIYAFTTLIGRLFQPVQQVMQRLSIFQQALVSASRVFKLMDEPDMEPLQHDAEQKKVQDGKIEFKNVTFAYDGKNDVLKNISFTANAGETIALVGHTGSGKSSIINLLMRFYEYEKGEILIDGVSLKELRKAELRNKIGLVLQDPFLFYGDIESNIRLHNEGMTSEEVRAAAEFVHANEFIEKLPSKYSQKVTERGSTFSSGQRQLVAFARTIATNPKILVLDEATANIDTETEVAIQTSLEKMRKGRTTIAIAHRLSTIQDAELILVLHKGEIVERGTHQQLLNQKGLYFMMYQLQNGIVDDAI; encoded by the coding sequence ATGGAAAAACAGCCTAAATTGACAGCAAAAGATCAGTGGGGCGTATTCAAACGACTGATGCGCTATGCCATCCCCCATAAATGGAGTATTACAATTGCATTGTTCTTCTTGCTGCTGACAGTTGCAGGAAGCATCATCGGACCGCTCATTATCCAGACATTCATCGATGATTATTTGACGCCGCTTCAGTTCCCGAAAAGTGAAGTGACGACATTGGTGCTCGTTTACATTGGACTGCAGCTGTTTATTGTTGCCGTCTCCTATTTTCAGCTATTACGTTTCCAGGACATCGCATTGAAAGTCATTCAGCAAATGCGAATTGACGTGTTTACAAAAGTGCAAGGACTGGGGATGCGTTATTTTGACCAGACACCAGCAGGAAGCATTGTATCACGTGTTACGAACGACACTGAATCAATCAAAGAGATGTTTGTCAGTGTTGTAGTGACATTCCTTCAAGCGATTTTCGTTCTGATTGGTGTATATATCGCGCTCTTCTCACTCGATGTGAAGTTGACATTCGCTTCCATGACACTAATGCCATTGTTCTTACTCATCATCACTATATACCGTCGTTACAGTGCGGACTTCTATCAAGATATCCGCGAACGGTTAAGCCAGTTGAATGCGAAAATTGCTGAATCGCTATCAGGAATGGGCATGGTGCAGGCATTCAGACAAGAGCAGCGGTTATCTAAGGAGTTCGATGATATAAATGAAGGACATTACCGCGCTGGAATGCGTAACATTAAGTTTGACAGCGTGCTGCTAGGTCCATTTATTGATCTTCTATATGCATTTACTATTGTTTTCGTGCTCGGTTATTTTGGATTTATGTCGTTAGACAGCGCAGTGGACGTTGGGATTATTTATGCATTCACTACGTTGATCGGTAGACTTTTTCAACCAGTTCAACAAGTTATGCAACGGTTGTCGATTTTTCAACAAGCGCTCGTATCAGCATCACGTGTATTTAAATTGATGGATGAACCTGATATGGAACCATTGCAGCATGATGCTGAGCAGAAGAAAGTGCAAGATGGAAAAATTGAATTCAAAAATGTCACATTTGCCTATGACGGCAAAAACGACGTATTGAAGAATATTAGTTTTACTGCAAACGCCGGAGAGACAATCGCACTTGTCGGGCATACAGGAAGCGGAAAGAGTTCCATCATCAATCTTCTCATGCGTTTCTATGAGTATGAAAAAGGTGAAATTCTTATTGATGGTGTTTCATTGAAAGAATTACGGAAAGCTGAACTGCGAAATAAAATCGGTCTGGTTTTGCAGGACCCGTTCCTGTTTTACGGTGATATTGAAAGTAATATCCGTTTGCATAATGAAGGCATGACATCGGAAGAAGTACGAGCAGCGGCAGAATTTGTGCATGCGAATGAATTCATCGAAAAGCTTCCTTCAAAATATTCACAAAAGGTGACGGAACGCGGATCGACATTCTCAAGTGGACAACGCCAACTTGTCGCATTTGCAAGGACGATTGCAACGAATCCGAAAATCCTTGTACTCGATGAAGCAACAGCAAACATCGATACGGAAACAGAAGTAGCAATCCAGACGAGCCTTGAGAAGATGCGTAAAGGTAGAACAACTATCGCCATCGCACACAGATTGAGTACGATTCAAGACGCTGAACTGATACTCGTGTTGCATAAAGGGGAAATTGTTGAGCGTGGAACCCACCAACAACTTCTCAATCAAAAGGGTTTATACTTTATGATGTACCAACTTCAAAACGGCATCGTGGATGACGCCATCTAA
- a CDS encoding ABC transporter ATP-binding protein: protein MKVLLQLGWFFKQRKKQYGLGIAALIFVSLLQLLPPKIIGYIVDDITEGTLVASKLTNWLIILAVAGVLMYASRYYWRVMIFGSAVLLSRTMREKLFTHFTRMSPSFYQKRRVGDLMAHATNDINAVQQTAGMGILTLVDSISTGGFVILTMALTINWKLTLIALIPFPFMIFLTSYYGRLLRRRFRFAQEAFSNLNDKTQESISGIKVIKTFGQQKEDIDDFTDLSTDVVAKNMRVAKVDALFDPTIAGIFAISYILSFYFGTKFIIAEDMTIGDMVAFSTYLGLLTWPMLAFGFLFNIVERGNASYSRITELLSVDADIQDVTGAIDERPEGNLHFDIDEFYFPDDETPALHNVHFTLNRGETLGIVGKTGSGKTAILKLLLREFEGYKGNIMYGGHPINQYKQQRLRESIGYVPQDHFLFSTTIGENIAFTNPKLDREEIYEAARLAHIHEDILGFEECYETIVGERGVSLSGGQKQRVSIARALIMKPELLILDDSLSAVDAKTEEAILESLKRTRTGETTIITSHRLSAIQHAHKIIVMDAGEIVEAGTHEELLALDGKYKEMYDLQQLEVLVEQGGEE from the coding sequence GTGAAAGTCTTATTACAGCTAGGCTGGTTTTTCAAACAACGGAAGAAACAATACGGTCTCGGAATCGCAGCACTCATATTTGTTTCCTTGCTGCAGTTGCTTCCTCCAAAAATCATCGGCTATATCGTTGATGATATTACAGAGGGTACATTAGTTGCGTCAAAGCTGACCAACTGGCTCATCATTTTGGCAGTCGCAGGAGTTTTGATGTATGCATCTCGCTATTATTGGAGGGTAATGATTTTCGGATCAGCTGTACTGCTATCCAGAACGATGCGGGAAAAGTTATTTACTCACTTCACTAGGATGTCGCCGTCATTCTATCAGAAAAGACGGGTCGGCGATTTGATGGCTCATGCCACTAATGACATCAACGCCGTCCAACAGACAGCAGGGATGGGGATACTGACACTTGTCGATTCCATTTCAACAGGGGGATTCGTCATTTTGACAATGGCGTTGACGATCAACTGGAAACTGACATTAATTGCACTTATTCCATTTCCATTCATGATTTTCCTGACGAGCTATTATGGCAGACTGTTGCGTCGCAGATTCCGGTTTGCACAAGAGGCATTTTCCAATCTGAATGATAAGACACAGGAAAGTATTTCAGGTATCAAAGTCATTAAAACGTTCGGGCAACAAAAAGAAGACATAGATGACTTTACCGATTTGTCGACAGATGTTGTTGCGAAAAATATGCGCGTTGCAAAAGTCGATGCGTTGTTCGATCCGACGATAGCGGGAATTTTTGCAATATCGTATATTCTATCATTCTACTTCGGAACGAAATTCATTATCGCGGAAGACATGACGATCGGTGATATGGTAGCGTTTAGTACATATCTCGGACTATTAACTTGGCCGATGCTGGCATTCGGTTTTCTATTTAATATCGTGGAGCGTGGAAACGCATCCTATAGCCGTATTACGGAATTGTTATCCGTCGATGCCGATATCCAAGACGTCACTGGAGCGATTGATGAGCGTCCTGAAGGTAATCTGCATTTTGACATCGATGAATTCTATTTCCCGGATGACGAAACACCAGCTCTCCATAACGTTCATTTCACATTGAACCGCGGGGAGACGTTGGGGATTGTTGGGAAAACAGGATCAGGTAAAACCGCTATTCTAAAACTGTTGTTACGGGAATTTGAAGGATACAAAGGAAATATCATGTATGGCGGACATCCAATAAACCAATACAAGCAACAGCGTTTACGTGAGTCGATCGGTTATGTACCGCAGGATCATTTCCTATTCTCTACGACAATTGGAGAGAATATCGCATTCACGAATCCGAAACTGGATCGTGAAGAAATTTATGAAGCAGCAAGACTTGCCCATATCCATGAAGACATTTTAGGATTTGAAGAGTGCTATGAAACAATCGTCGGCGAACGTGGCGTATCCCTGTCGGGCGGACAGAAACAACGTGTATCCATTGCGCGTGCACTGATTATGAAGCCAGAACTGCTTATATTAGACGATTCGTTATCTGCCGTCGATGCAAAGACGGAAGAGGCCATTCTTGAATCATTGAAACGCACACGGACAGGGGAAACAACAATTATTACCTCTCACCGATTAAGTGCAATTCAACATGCGCACAAAATCATCGTCATGGATGCAGGAGAGATTGTTGAAGCAGGCACGCATGAGGAATTGCTCGCGTTAGATGGAAAATATAAAGAAATGTACGACCTGCAACAATTGGAAGTTCTTGTTGAGCAAGGAGGGGAAGAATAA
- a CDS encoding YolD-like family protein → MLRDRGRIKWTAMMLPEHVGQLREWQKEDYFQQRQQPDEQQLEEWDLQFQKAVQMNLPIAIAYWKGPEVLIGKGFIGKIDLLEGVVHMKNEAGEAHRIPFVDIKSISDFE, encoded by the coding sequence ATGCTTCGTGACCGCGGACGTATCAAATGGACGGCAATGATGCTGCCGGAACATGTCGGGCAACTGCGCGAATGGCAAAAAGAAGATTATTTTCAACAAAGACAACAACCGGATGAACAACAGCTGGAAGAATGGGATTTACAGTTTCAAAAAGCAGTCCAGATGAATCTGCCGATTGCCATCGCTTACTGGAAAGGTCCAGAGGTGTTGATAGGTAAGGGTTTTATCGGCAAGATTGATCTGCTTGAAGGCGTTGTTCACATGAAAAATGAAGCAGGTGAAGCACACCGAATCCCATTTGTCGACATAAAAAGTATTTCAGATTTCGAATAA
- a CDS encoding DNA polymerase thumb domain-containing protein, which produces MYEGLPDRKIVCLDMRSFYASCAAALEGLDVMDTPIAIIGDKERKGGIVLAASPALKKEFGVQTGMRLFEIPDDPSIRLIEPKMQFYIDVSMEIARHLNRYVPKEAIHVYSIDESFIDLDGTERLWGNPEDTIRRIQDELYEQFQLRSACGMGPNMLLSKLALDLDAKKTGFAQWKYEDVPARLWPVAPLSKMWGIGGRMEKNLNAMGIFSVGDLAHTPLERLEKKFGIMGNQLYHHAHGIDLSEMGAPLIEGQISYGKGQILFRDYVKREDILAVLLEMCEDVAFRAREAGRAGRTIHLSVGYSKNALGGGFGRSRTMHEATNDTLKIFGLCAELLDEFHDDRPVRRLAISLANLEEEQSMQLSLFEEHKWRNRQLGKAMDSLRKKYGSTAVLRAVSYTDAGTAVHRSKLIGGHYK; this is translated from the coding sequence ATGTACGAAGGGTTACCGGACCGGAAAATTGTCTGTCTGGATATGCGTAGTTTCTATGCAAGCTGTGCAGCTGCACTTGAAGGGCTGGACGTTATGGATACGCCTATCGCCATTATTGGCGACAAAGAACGAAAAGGAGGTATCGTCCTTGCTGCCTCACCGGCTTTAAAAAAGGAATTTGGCGTACAGACGGGCATGCGGCTGTTTGAAATACCGGATGATCCATCCATTCGGCTAATTGAACCGAAAATGCAGTTTTATATCGATGTTTCCATGGAAATCGCCCGCCATCTGAACCGCTACGTGCCAAAAGAGGCAATCCATGTATATTCCATTGATGAAAGTTTCATCGACTTAGATGGAACTGAACGGCTTTGGGGCAACCCAGAAGATACAATACGGCGGATTCAGGATGAGTTGTACGAACAATTCCAGTTGCGATCGGCATGTGGAATGGGGCCGAATATGCTGTTATCCAAACTGGCACTGGATCTTGATGCAAAAAAGACGGGGTTTGCCCAGTGGAAATACGAAGATGTCCCGGCAAGACTTTGGCCCGTAGCTCCTTTAAGCAAGATGTGGGGAATCGGCGGACGGATGGAGAAGAATCTCAATGCAATGGGGATTTTTTCAGTCGGAGACTTGGCACATACGCCATTAGAACGTCTGGAAAAGAAGTTCGGTATCATGGGCAATCAGTTGTATCATCATGCGCATGGCATCGATTTATCGGAAATGGGTGCCCCTTTGATAGAAGGACAAATCAGTTACGGCAAAGGTCAGATCCTCTTCCGGGACTATGTGAAGCGAGAAGATATCCTCGCTGTCCTGTTAGAAATGTGTGAAGACGTTGCTTTTCGCGCAAGGGAAGCAGGTCGGGCTGGTCGCACAATCCATCTGTCTGTTGGTTATTCAAAAAACGCGCTCGGTGGTGGGTTCGGACGTTCCCGTACGATGCATGAAGCGACGAATGATACACTGAAAATCTTTGGTTTATGTGCGGAACTGCTTGATGAATTCCATGACGATCGCCCCGTAAGACGCCTCGCCATTAGCCTCGCAAATCTTGAAGAAGAACAGTCGATGCAATTGAGTCTTTTTGAAGAACATAAATGGCGAAATCGCCAACTGGGCAAAGCGATGGATTCTTTGCGTAAAAAATATGGATCCACCGCAGTATTGCGTGCGGTATCCTATACGGATGCGGGAACAGCAGTCCATCGTTCAAAACTGATTGGTGGTCACTACAAATGA
- a CDS encoding DUF6612 family protein yields the protein MENGILRNDFTAYFIIDATSYSKFPSNALMKFTYSSKMNVGFVERKFTLKKIMSIFAVSVTILLLTACNSTGGAAQKKMTAADLLDKSEQAMASSLKSVRAHISYDDYGVTIYDGDIENNEKSGSKFDMNMDAFLDPVKIRRQVQIHPRGVEKWNLEMYNVGDNLFVMDDRDKKWNETSTDPLAESFGTLISATNPLLDLSKFKVFADDFILEPIEYGYALRLSLDRNEFKKFNEIFPEIGPSEEGFLLIDKMDFVITINKNTLYVTSFKMSADMKTYSGGNSYRARQKLNATYSYFNDIKDFVLPEEVKASATE from the coding sequence TTGGAAAATGGCATTTTACGAAATGACTTTACAGCCTATTTTATAATCGATGCAACTTCTTATTCGAAATTTCCGTCCAATGCATTGATGAAGTTCACTTATTCCAGTAAAATGAACGTAGGTTTTGTAGAAAGGAAGTTTACATTGAAAAAAATAATGAGTATCTTCGCTGTCAGCGTAACTATTTTGCTGCTTACGGCTTGCAACAGCACGGGTGGTGCGGCACAGAAGAAAATGACGGCGGCAGATCTGTTGGACAAATCTGAACAGGCAATGGCCTCATCGTTGAAATCGGTTCGTGCACATATTTCGTATGACGATTATGGCGTGACGATTTATGACGGTGATATTGAAAATAACGAGAAATCAGGATCGAAATTCGATATGAACATGGATGCTTTTCTTGACCCAGTCAAAATCCGCCGACAAGTTCAGATCCATCCGCGCGGTGTGGAGAAATGGAATCTGGAAATGTACAATGTTGGAGACAATTTGTTCGTGATGGACGATCGAGACAAAAAATGGAACGAAACGTCGACTGATCCTCTTGCGGAATCTTTCGGTACGTTAATCTCAGCGACAAATCCGCTGTTAGATTTGTCGAAATTCAAAGTGTTTGCGGATGATTTTATCCTTGAGCCAATTGAATATGGGTATGCACTGCGTTTATCGTTGGACCGTAACGAATTTAAGAAATTCAATGAAATATTTCCCGAAATTGGTCCGTCCGAAGAAGGTTTCCTACTCATCGACAAAATGGATTTTGTCATTACAATCAACAAAAACACTTTATATGTGACGAGCTTTAAAATGTCCGCGGACATGAAAACATACAGCGGTGGTAATTCCTATAGGGCGCGTCAAAAGTTGAACGCCACATATAGCTATTTCAACGATATAAAAGATTTTGTATTGCCTGAAGAAGTGAAGGCTTCTGCAACAGAATAA
- the menC gene encoding o-succinylbenzoate synthase has product MLIEQFTVRRLKMRMKEPFSTSFGTMQDKQFLLIEVKDELGNCGWGESVAFEAPWYTEETVETNWHMIRDFLIPLLIGKELSHPDQVGENFSSIRGNNMAKAAVEGAVWDLYAKRNNLSLAESLGGGRAYIDVGISIGLQQNLSDLIEKVRMFLDEGYKRIKVKIKPGADVELLRRLRAVYPDVPLMADANSAYTLDDIDLLKQLDDFGLLMIEQPLGYDDIVDHSILQKELKTPICLDESIHSLADARKAIALGSTKIINIKIGRVGGLSEAKKIHDYCMDNGIPVWCGGMLEAGIGRAHNIALTSLPNFILPGDTAGSSRYWEKDIITPEVTVQDGKIKVPVSKGIGFTPNLATIEEFTVGKWHFTK; this is encoded by the coding sequence ATGCTTATCGAACAATTCACGGTCCGCAGATTGAAAATGAGAATGAAAGAACCTTTTTCAACTAGTTTTGGTACGATGCAGGACAAGCAGTTTTTATTGATTGAAGTGAAAGACGAACTCGGGAACTGCGGATGGGGGGAATCCGTTGCTTTTGAAGCACCATGGTATACAGAAGAGACTGTAGAAACGAATTGGCATATGATTCGTGACTTCCTCATTCCTCTTCTCATTGGAAAAGAACTTTCCCATCCCGATCAAGTCGGAGAAAATTTTTCGTCAATACGTGGAAATAATATGGCGAAAGCGGCAGTCGAAGGGGCTGTTTGGGATCTGTACGCTAAGCGCAATAATCTTTCATTAGCAGAATCATTGGGAGGGGGGCGAGCGTATATTGATGTCGGCATCAGTATCGGTCTCCAACAAAATCTGTCGGATTTGATAGAAAAAGTCCGAATGTTTTTGGATGAAGGTTATAAAAGAATAAAAGTGAAGATCAAACCAGGAGCGGATGTTGAATTGCTTCGCAGACTGCGAGCCGTATACCCGGATGTCCCACTTATGGCGGATGCAAATTCGGCGTACACACTCGACGATATCGACTTACTTAAACAGCTTGATGATTTCGGTCTTCTCATGATTGAACAACCGCTCGGCTATGACGATATTGTCGATCATTCCATACTGCAGAAAGAACTGAAGACCCCCATCTGCCTAGATGAGAGTATTCACTCTCTTGCGGATGCGCGAAAAGCGATTGCTCTCGGCAGCACAAAGATTATCAATATTAAGATTGGCCGGGTCGGCGGATTATCCGAAGCGAAAAAAATCCACGACTACTGCATGGATAATGGTATTCCGGTTTGGTGTGGCGGTATGCTGGAAGCAGGCATCGGCCGCGCTCACAATATTGCTTTAACCTCTTTGCCAAACTTCATACTTCCCGGCGATACTGCAGGCTCTTCACGTTATTGGGAAAAGGACATTATAACGCCTGAAGTGACTGTGCAAGACGGTAAAATCAAAGTACCAGTCTCCAAAGGTATCGGTTTTACACCGAATCTTGCAACGATAGAGGAATTTACAGTTGGAAAATGGCATTTTACGAAATGA
- a CDS encoding branched-chain amino acid aminotransferase — MENLSIEVKLTKEPKVKPASDQLAFGTVFTDHMFTMDYTEGHGWHDPMIIPYEPITIDPAAIVFHYGQTVFEGLKAYVTEEDEVLLFRPEENMKRLNRSNERLCMPHFDEELALKGLRKLIQIDKDWIPKIEGTSLYIRPFIIATQPYLGVAPSKTYRFMIILSPVGAYYKEGINPVKIAVESEFVRAVKGGTGSAKTAGNYAGAMKAQEVAEAKGYSQVLWLDGKEHKYIEEVGAMNVFFKMDGKVVTPELNGSILEGITRKSVIELLRYWDIPVIERKISIDELYEAHQVGILEEAFGTGTAAVISPIGELSWNNANLTVNNGEIGALSKKIYDMMTGIQTGRLEDPFGWRMTVEL; from the coding sequence TTGGAGAATTTATCGATAGAAGTAAAATTGACAAAAGAACCTAAAGTGAAACCGGCATCCGATCAGCTTGCGTTCGGCACTGTATTTACGGATCATATGTTCACAATGGATTATACGGAAGGTCACGGATGGCATGATCCAATGATTATCCCCTATGAACCAATCACAATCGATCCAGCAGCTATTGTTTTCCATTACGGTCAAACCGTTTTCGAAGGATTGAAAGCTTATGTGACCGAAGAGGATGAAGTGTTGTTATTTAGACCGGAAGAGAACATGAAAAGATTGAACCGTTCCAACGAAAGGCTTTGCATGCCCCACTTTGACGAAGAACTTGCCTTGAAAGGTTTACGTAAACTGATCCAGATTGACAAGGATTGGATTCCGAAAATAGAAGGTACATCTCTATACATACGTCCGTTCATTATTGCGACACAGCCGTATTTAGGGGTGGCTCCTTCGAAGACGTACCGTTTCATGATTATCCTTTCGCCTGTAGGTGCCTATTACAAAGAAGGCATCAACCCGGTGAAGATCGCAGTTGAATCTGAATTTGTCCGCGCTGTGAAAGGTGGGACAGGTAGTGCAAAAACTGCAGGCAACTATGCAGGTGCCATGAAAGCACAGGAAGTAGCTGAAGCAAAAGGTTATTCCCAAGTACTATGGCTCGACGGCAAAGAACATAAATATATTGAAGAAGTTGGCGCGATGAACGTCTTCTTTAAAATGGATGGAAAAGTCGTTACCCCTGAACTTAATGGCAGTATCTTGGAAGGAATTACACGCAAATCCGTCATTGAATTACTCCGGTATTGGGATATCCCTGTAATAGAGCGGAAAATATCGATAGATGAACTGTACGAAGCGCATCAAGTAGGAATACTTGAAGAGGCGTTTGGCACAGGAACAGCGGCCGTTATTTCCCCGATTGGTGAACTTTCTTGGAACAATGCCAACCTAACAGTGAATAACGGTGAAATCGGGGCATTATCGAAAAAAATCTACGATATGATGACTGGAATCCAGACAGGCAGATTGGAAGATCCATTTGGCTGGCGCATGACAGTGGAATTATAA
- a CDS encoding transcription repressor NadR has protein sequence MTDSIKMPGEERREMILQTLRESEKPLTGKDLGDMANVSRQVIVGDVNLLKAVNEPIIATSQGYLYVHPLKGPAKIAKTLVCKHTPEQTEEELNILVDHGLTVKDVKVEHPVYGDLSASIMVSNRREVKAFMHQVLEAKAVYLANLSEEGIHLHTVTADTYEQINEAENALRKAGILIE, from the coding sequence ATGACCGATTCGATAAAGATGCCCGGGGAAGAGCGCCGGGAAATGATTCTGCAAACCTTACGCGAATCCGAAAAACCGCTCACTGGAAAAGATCTAGGTGACATGGCAAATGTCAGCCGGCAAGTCATTGTAGGTGACGTCAACTTGCTAAAAGCGGTGAACGAGCCCATTATCGCGACTAGCCAAGGCTACCTCTATGTTCATCCGCTGAAAGGGCCAGCAAAGATTGCAAAGACGCTTGTTTGCAAGCATACTCCAGAACAGACAGAAGAGGAATTGAACATCTTAGTCGATCATGGGCTGACTGTTAAGGATGTCAAGGTCGAGCATCCTGTATATGGGGATCTGAGTGCTTCGATCATGGTGTCGAACAGGCGTGAAGTGAAAGCGTTCATGCATCAAGTGCTTGAAGCAAAAGCCGTGTATCTTGCGAATCTATCCGAAGAAGGCATACATCTGCACACCGTCACAGCCGACACATATGAACAGATTAACGAAGCCGAGAACGCATTAAGAAAAGCGGGTATTCTCATTGAATGA
- a CDS encoding mechanosensitive ion channel family protein: protein MMDIERLMEWLRMEQVISSLIAVGVLLLFWLLRKVFSKYIFTIVLKISKKAPNSFFSNIMLSFEKPFQWLVTIIGFYIAAGYFPYFNRESLLFLDLIRSSIVILIGWGFYNLSGATSNLFSNLNTRFNIKIDDILIPFLSKTLRFVIIAVTVSVVAQVFGYNVNTFVAGLGIGGLAFAFAAKESLANLFGGIVLITEKPFTIGDWIYTPSVEGTVEDISFRSTKIRTFGQALVTVPNATLANEAITNWSKMGKRRISFNLQVTYDTEKVSLERSIARIRKMLHNHADIHQETVFVTFDEYKVNGMDLMFYFFTKTTNWEKYLQVKEDVNFKIMDILRDENVTFALPNSKLIVEEQK from the coding sequence ATGATGGACATCGAAAGATTGATGGAGTGGCTCAGGATGGAACAGGTAATCAGTTCCTTGATCGCAGTAGGCGTACTGCTTCTGTTTTGGCTATTGCGTAAAGTTTTTTCAAAATACATATTTACGATTGTATTGAAGATAAGCAAAAAAGCACCAAACAGTTTCTTTTCGAATATAATGCTGTCATTTGAGAAACCTTTTCAATGGCTGGTTACTATCATCGGATTTTATATAGCAGCTGGCTATTTTCCTTATTTCAACCGAGAAAGTTTACTTTTTCTCGATTTAATCAGGTCGTCGATTGTTATTTTAATCGGTTGGGGATTTTATAATCTGTCAGGCGCAACATCGAATTTATTCTCCAATTTGAATACCCGTTTCAATATTAAAATTGATGACATACTCATTCCATTCCTTTCAAAAACATTGCGATTTGTCATTATCGCTGTGACGGTGAGTGTAGTTGCCCAGGTATTTGGCTATAATGTAAACACATTTGTTGCGGGACTTGGTATCGGCGGATTAGCTTTCGCCTTTGCCGCTAAGGAGTCACTCGCCAACTTGTTCGGAGGAATTGTCCTCATTACAGAAAAACCTTTCACAATCGGAGATTGGATTTATACGCCTAGTGTTGAGGGGACAGTAGAGGACATTTCTTTCCGCAGTACGAAAATCCGGACATTTGGTCAAGCGCTTGTCACTGTTCCAAATGCTACGCTTGCCAATGAAGCGATAACAAATTGGAGCAAAATGGGGAAACGACGTATTTCGTTTAACCTGCAAGTCACATACGACACGGAAAAAGTTTCCCTTGAACGAAGTATCGCCCGTATTAGGAAGATGCTCCATAATCATGCGGACATTCACCAAGAAACCGTTTTTGTCACGTTTGACGAATATAAGGTAAACGGAATGGATCTCATGTTCTACTTCTTCACTAAAACAACTAATTGGGAAAAGTATTTGCAAGTGAAAGAGGATGTCAATTTTAAAATCATGGATATTCTCCGGGATGAAAATGTCACATTTGCTTTGCCGAACAGCAAGTTGATTGTCGAAGAACAGAAATAA